One Bremerella alba DNA segment encodes these proteins:
- a CDS encoding cold-shock protein, giving the protein MPEGIIKRLTDKGFGFIDTGQNKDLFFHLSNLDGVRFEDLHEGQRVSYDEGQGPKGPRAENVKPA; this is encoded by the coding sequence ATGCCGGAAGGTATCATCAAGCGTCTCACCGACAAAGGCTTCGGCTTTATCGACACAGGTCAGAACAAGGACCTGTTTTTTCACCTTTCAAACTTGGACGGCGTCCGGTTTGAAGACCTTCACGAAGGTCAGCGTGTTTCTTACGATGAAGGCCAAGGCCCTAAAGGTCCGCGTGCCGAAAACGTGAAACCTGCGTAG
- a CDS encoding bestrophin family protein has product MIVTEKDSWLGMIFAVHGTTMESIWPRMAVVFFWSVLITTSAFLFPDHAYTLTMAPFTVVGLALAIFLGFRNTASYDRYWEGRKLWGCMVNVCRSFTMQINTLIDDTVGENNPQPSDEVQQQRLHMVRLVICHIHALRHRLRETDPAADLEEQLPGDQQLHHDLAQDNVPAAIADRISRQINSAWRSGRLDAYHVPLLHSCLTEMMGIQGGCERIKSTPIPFTYSVLTHRTVFLYCMALPCGLHDTVGMLTPLVVTLVAYFFLGLDAVGDEIEQPFMLDDNDLPLLQLTTMIERNVLQLSGRPDEELPEPIQPVDHILI; this is encoded by the coding sequence ATGATCGTTACGGAAAAAGACAGCTGGCTAGGAATGATCTTCGCCGTTCATGGAACGACGATGGAATCGATCTGGCCGCGCATGGCCGTCGTCTTCTTCTGGTCGGTCCTGATCACCACCTCCGCATTTCTTTTTCCCGATCACGCGTACACCTTAACGATGGCACCCTTTACCGTGGTCGGCCTGGCGTTGGCGATCTTCCTCGGTTTTCGTAATACGGCGTCGTACGATCGCTACTGGGAAGGCCGCAAACTGTGGGGATGTATGGTCAATGTCTGCCGAAGTTTCACCATGCAGATCAACACGCTGATTGACGATACCGTTGGCGAAAACAACCCACAACCTTCCGACGAAGTTCAGCAACAGCGTCTGCACATGGTGCGGCTGGTCATCTGTCATATTCATGCTCTGCGACATCGCCTACGCGAAACCGACCCAGCCGCGGACCTGGAAGAACAGTTACCTGGCGACCAGCAGCTGCACCATGATCTGGCCCAAGATAATGTTCCGGCGGCCATCGCCGATCGGATCTCGCGTCAGATCAATTCGGCCTGGCGAAGCGGACGACTCGATGCCTATCATGTCCCGCTACTGCACAGCTGCTTGACCGAAATGATGGGCATTCAAGGTGGGTGCGAACGCATTAAAAGCACCCCAATTCCATTCACCTATAGCGTGCTGACCCACCGCACAGTCTTTCTGTACTGCATGGCATTGCCGTGTGGCCTGCACGATACCGTCGGAATGTTAACTCCGCTGGTCGTCACCTTGGTCGCTTACTTCTTTCTCGGGCTCGATGCCGTGGGGGACGAAATCGAGCAGCCGTTTATGCTCGACGACAACGACCTGCCGCTGTTGCAGCTGACCACCATGATCGAACGCAACGTTCTCCAACTATCCGGGCGTCCCGACGAGGAACTGCCGGAACCGATCCAACCGGTCGACCACATCCTGATCTAA
- a CDS encoding DUF2625 family protein: MRASRRGTAGTDPTGRPHPDLTPGLFLIADDVAGGFFAINGGKLGEDVGNVYYWAPDDLDWEPLELGYSDLFYSAVNGGLDEFYADLRWTSWRADTRYLSRDRCFFFYPFLWTNEGSIENSARNEVPVSEAFDLKTSFLPGF; encoded by the coding sequence ATCCGGGCGTCCCGACGAGGAACTGCCGGAACCGATCCAACCGGTCGACCACATCCTGATCTAACCCCAGGGCTTTTCCTGATTGCGGACGACGTAGCCGGTGGATTCTTCGCCATCAACGGAGGCAAACTGGGCGAGGACGTCGGCAATGTCTATTACTGGGCACCCGATGATCTGGACTGGGAGCCGCTCGAACTGGGTTACTCCGACCTGTTTTATAGTGCCGTGAACGGCGGTCTCGATGAATTTTATGCCGACCTTCGTTGGACATCTTGGCGAGCCGATACCCGATATCTTTCCCGTGATCGGTGCTTCTTCTTCTATCCTTTTCTTTGGACGAACGAAGGATCGATCGAAAATAGTGCCCGAAACGAAGTCCCAGTAAGCGAGGCCTTCGACCTTAAAACCTCCTTTTTACCGGGGTTTTAA